In Pelmatolapia mariae isolate MD_Pm_ZW linkage group LG2, Pm_UMD_F_2, whole genome shotgun sequence, one DNA window encodes the following:
- the LOC134634404 gene encoding N-acetyllactosaminide beta-1,3-N-acetylglucosaminyltransferase 2-like: protein MARCYFRWRRVLICVCTPCIFLALLFVYVGFTVCMSMRSMAAPAREITPKSPHFVANGILRNKTFAPLSKTFWESQRQKKAFWNQLQLAIDHQFNPILHPHKAKRLMRNSSFDDFLLKKSFSAVRRLDNMTYDVDELPEQVQDFTRYMQMRDYPVLLQPGGKCGAQGKDEREDPLLLFAIKTTADNFNNRQAIRQTWGQVGWVAGQKINGSGRDNGGAYVRRVFLLGKQNTKEPGVDVSELLKLESKLYGDILQWDFEDTFFNLTLKDVLFWSWFSHSCKQTHFVFKGDDDIFVNTPKLITYLQIQMEKPRVKKNMHDFMFGDVIGAGPPNRELFSKYFIPHSFYKGLYPAYAGGGGLVYSGQLTRRLHLISKRVHLFPIDDVYVGMCMVRLNAFPTHNHAFLMFDFPKNEGKDPCSYHTILVIHKRSPNQVVKLWAHLKETQAQCRDVPLRVDEKKENKIIPTSL from the coding sequence ATGGCACGGTGTTACTTTCGCTGGCGCAGGGTGTTAATCTGTGTGTGCACACCTTGCATCTTCCTGGCCCTGCTCTTTGTCTACGTTGGTTTCACGGTGTGTATGAGCATGAGGAGCATGGCAGCACCAGCGAGGGAAATCACGCCAAAGAGTCCTCATTTTGTGGCCAATGGAATTTTAAGAAATAAGACCTTCGCCCCACTCTCTAAAACTTTCTGGGAGAGCCAACGCCAGAAAAAAGCTTTTTGGAACCAGCTCCAGCTGGCCATTGACCACCAATTTAACCCCATCCTGCACCCACATAAAGCCAAGAGATTAATGAGGAATAGCAGCTTTGATGATTTCCTGCTGAAGAAGAGTTTCTCTGCAGTTCGCAGACTTGACAACATGACGTATGATGTTGACGAGTTACCAGAGCAGGTGCAAGACTTCACCAGGTACATGCAGATGAGAGACTACCCGGTTCTCCTCCAGCCAGGTGGAAAATGTGGAGCTCAGGGAAAAGACGAGCGGGAGGACCCTCTGCTTCTCTTCGCCATCAAAACAACAGCGGATAACTTCAACAACCGACAGGCTATTCGGCAGACCTGGGGCCAGGTGGGATGGGTGGCAGGACAGAAGATAAATGGCAGTGGCAGAGATAATGGTGGAGCCTATGTCCGCAGGGTGTTCCTGCTGGGCAAGCAAAACACCAAAGAACCGGGTGTGGATGTGTCTGAGTTACTCAAGTTGGAGAGTAAGCTCTATGGAGACATTCTGCAGTGGGACTTTGAGGATACATTTTTCAATCTCACCTTGAAGGATGTGCTCTTCTGGAGCTGGTTCTCACACTCTTGCAAGCAGACCCACTTTGTCTTCAAAGGAGATGATGACATCTTTGTCAACACACCAAAACTGATAACCTACCTCCAGATCCAGATGGAGAAGCCGCGTGTGAAGAAGAACATGCACGACTTCATGTTTGGGGACGTCATAGGAGCAGGCCCACCCAACCGAGAACTCTTTTCAAAGTACTTTATCCCACACAGCTTCTACAAAGGGTTATACCCTGCGTATGCGGGCGGGGGAGGGTTGGTGTACTCGGGTCAGTTGACCAGACGCCTGCACTTGATTTCTAAAAGAGTTCACCTGTTCCCCATCGATGACGTGTACGTAGGGATGTGCATGGTTCGGCTCAATGCCTTCCCCACGCACAACCATGCCTTCCTCATGTTTGACTTCCCCAAAAATGAAGGGAAAGACCCGTGTTCGTACCACACCATCTTAGTGATCCACAAGCGAAGCCCCAACCAGGTGGTGAAACTTTGGGCTCACTTGAAAGAGACACAGGCACAATGTCGAGATGTGCCTCTGAGAGTTGATgagaagaaggaaaacaaaataattccCACCAGTTTGTAG